Proteins encoded within one genomic window of Gadus macrocephalus chromosome 16, ASM3116895v1:
- the rap1gap2a gene encoding rap1 GTPase-activating protein 2a isoform X4: MLEKMQDDYIPYPRIEDVLEKGGPYPQVILPQFGGYWIEDAEAPVGTPTSSESSFCEEEEVEDGGGGSGGSPGAGHGYRLECNGTARAYRKHFLGREHMNYYCTGSSIGHLIMSLKQEEAESQEFLRIMLRARTKTVHDRISLAGLSQLPSVPQIAKLLCDDATGLKFSPVLYPRGSQLIVAYDEHELNNTFKFGVVYQKFGQTSEEELFGNNEETPAFREFLDVLGENIELQDFKGFRGGLDVSHGQTGMESVYTVFRQRDIMFHVSTKLPYTEGDVQQLQRKRHIGNDIVAAIFQEDATPFVPDMIASNFLHAYVLVQVQDPCTENTMYKVSVTAREDVPPFGPPLPNPAVFRKGPEFRDFLLTKLINAENACYKSDKFAKLEGRTRAALLDNLHDELHRQSQATLGVSVAGDDDRLENGGHGGLLESFKRAMRVRSHSMETMVGPHRHRSPGVGGGVPASLSGGVLPQSSSELTKSTFNPPVMSAKSPLKSPVKRRSGLFPRLHSSTENPSDRQSRSDQKHPEGCSLSQEMRSETSSNPSSPEVCPNKERPFVKQKECSSLSGSTGSRPNISRSSSSTSSFSSTTAETEALEELDIASHASMASSLVFSPCLSTDSQGTSTPVIMCRSPTDVKTKTSPRSNLKFRFDKLSHSSTSD, encoded by the exons GATGACTACATACCCTACCCACGAATAGAAGAT gtCCTGGAGAAGGGGGGTCCGTACCCGCAGGTCATCCTGCCCCAGTTTGGGGGCTACTGGATCGAGGATGCTGAGGCGCCTGTGGGTACCCCCACCTCGTCCGAGTCCAGCttctgtgaggaggaggaggtggaggacggcGGTGGAGGAAGTGGGGGCAGCCCTGGCGCCGGTCACGGGTACCGCTTGGAGTGTAACGGCACTGCGCGCGCCTACCGCAAACACTTCCTTGGCAGG GAGCACATGAACTACTACTGCACCGGCAGCAGTATAGGACACCTCATCATGTCGCTGAAACAAGAGGAGGCGGAGAGCCAGGAGTTTTTGCGTATCATGCTCAG GGCGAGAACCAAGACTGTCCACGACAGGATTTCTCTGGCAGGCCTCAGCCAGCTGCCCAGCGTACCTCAGATAGCCAAG CTCCTGTGCGATGACGCCACGGGCCTGAAGTTCAGCCCGGTCCTTTACCCCAGG GGTTCCCAGTTGATAGTGGCTTATGATGAACATGAGCTCAACAACACCTTCAAGTTTGGGGTCGTCTACCAGAAATTTGGACAG ACGTCAGAGGAGGAATTGTTTGGAAACAATGAGGAAACGCCAGCTTTCCGGGAGTTTCTGGATGTTCTGGGAGAAAACATTGAGCTGCAGGACTTTAAAGG GTTCCGTGGGGGGCTGGACGTGTCCCATGGACAGACGGGCATGGAGTCGGTCTACACAGTCTTCAGACAGCGAGATATCATGTTCCACGTCTCCACCAAGCTTCCCTACACTGAGGGGGATGTGCAGCAG CTCCAGAGGAAAAGACACATAGGAAATGACATTGTGGCGGCCATCTTCCAGGAAGATGCCACTCCGTTCGTCCCGGACATGATCGCCTCCAACTTCCTGCATGCCTACGTTCTGGTTCAGGTCCAGGACCCATGCACGGAAAACACCATGTACAAG GTGTCCGTCACAGCCAGGGAAGACGTTCCACCTTTCGGACCTCCCCTCCCTAACCCGGCTGTCTTCAGgaag GGTCCCGAGTTTCGAGACTTCCTGCTGACGAAGCTGATCAATGCAGAAAATGCCTGCTACAAGTCAGACAAATTTGCCAAACTAGAG gGCCGAACGCGGGCTGCATTGCTGGACAACCTCCATGATGAGCTACACAGACAGAGCCAGGCCACGCTGGGCGTGAGCGTGGCTGGCGACGACGACCGGCTGGAGAACGGCGGTCACGGAGGACTGCTGGAGTCCTTCAAG AGGGCCATGCGTGTGCGGAGCCACTCCATGGAGACCATGGTAGGGCCACATCGCCACCGCAGCCCCGGGGTGGGCGGCGGGGTCCCGGCCAGCCTCAGCGGGGGGGTGCTGCCCCAGAGCTCCAGCGAGCTGACCAAAAGCACCTTCAAT CCTCCGGTGATGTCGGCCAAGTCCCCGCTAAAGAGCCCCGTGAAGCGGCGCTCCGGCCTCTTCCCCCGCCTCCACTCCAGTACGGAGAACCCCTCGGACAGACAGTCGCGCAG TGACCAGAAGCACCCGGAGGGCTGCTCGCTGTCACAGGAAATGAGGTCAGAGACGTCCTCCAATCCCAGCTCGCCGGAGGTCTGCCCCAACAAAGAGAG GCCCTTTGTGAAGCAGAAGGAGTGCAGCAGCCTCAGTGGAAGCACAGGGAGCAGGCCCAAcatctcccgctcctcctccagcaccagcaGCTTCAGCAGCACCACCGCCGAGACGGaggccctggaggagctggacatA GCCAGCCATGCCTCCATGGCCTCCTCCCTGGTCTTCAGCCCGTGCCTCAGCACAGACAGCCAAGGAACCAGCACCCCGGTCATCATGTGCCGCAGTCCAACAG ATGTGAAAACTAAGACGTCTCCCAGGTCAAATTTGAAGTTTCGATTTGACAAGCTGAGCCACTCCTCTACG TCTGATTAG
- the rap1gap2a gene encoding rap1 GTPase-activating protein 2a isoform X2, whose amino-acid sequence MLEKMQVPKAEETKKSKDDYIPYPRIEDVLEKGGPYPQVILPQFGGYWIEDAEAPVGTPTSSESSFCEEEEVEDGGGGSGGSPGAGHGYRLECNGTARAYRKHFLGREHMNYYCTGSSIGHLIMSLKQEEAESQEFLRIMLRARTKTVHDRISLAGLSQLPSVPQIAKLLCDDATGLKFSPVLYPRGSQLIVAYDEHELNNTFKFGVVYQKFGQTSEEELFGNNEETPAFREFLDVLGENIELQDFKGFRGGLDVSHGQTGMESVYTVFRQRDIMFHVSTKLPYTEGDVQQLQRKRHIGNDIVAAIFQEDATPFVPDMIASNFLHAYVLVQVQDPCTENTMYKVSVTAREDVPPFGPPLPNPAVFRKGPEFRDFLLTKLINAENACYKSDKFAKLEGRTRAALLDNLHDELHRQSQATLGVSVAGDDDRLENGGHGGLLESFKRAMRVRSHSMETMVGPHRHRSPGVGGGVPASLSGGVLPQSSSELTKSTFNPPVMSAKSPLKSPVKRRSGLFPRLHSSTENPSDRQSRSDQKHPEGCSLSQEMRSETSSNPSSPEVCPNKERPFVKQKECSSLSGSTGSRPNISRSSSSTSSFSSTTAETEALEELDIASHASMASSLVFSPCLSTDSQGTSTPVIMCRSPTDVKTKTSPRSNLKFRFDKLSHSSTSD is encoded by the exons GATGACTACATACCCTACCCACGAATAGAAGAT gtCCTGGAGAAGGGGGGTCCGTACCCGCAGGTCATCCTGCCCCAGTTTGGGGGCTACTGGATCGAGGATGCTGAGGCGCCTGTGGGTACCCCCACCTCGTCCGAGTCCAGCttctgtgaggaggaggaggtggaggacggcGGTGGAGGAAGTGGGGGCAGCCCTGGCGCCGGTCACGGGTACCGCTTGGAGTGTAACGGCACTGCGCGCGCCTACCGCAAACACTTCCTTGGCAGG GAGCACATGAACTACTACTGCACCGGCAGCAGTATAGGACACCTCATCATGTCGCTGAAACAAGAGGAGGCGGAGAGCCAGGAGTTTTTGCGTATCATGCTCAG GGCGAGAACCAAGACTGTCCACGACAGGATTTCTCTGGCAGGCCTCAGCCAGCTGCCCAGCGTACCTCAGATAGCCAAG CTCCTGTGCGATGACGCCACGGGCCTGAAGTTCAGCCCGGTCCTTTACCCCAGG GGTTCCCAGTTGATAGTGGCTTATGATGAACATGAGCTCAACAACACCTTCAAGTTTGGGGTCGTCTACCAGAAATTTGGACAG ACGTCAGAGGAGGAATTGTTTGGAAACAATGAGGAAACGCCAGCTTTCCGGGAGTTTCTGGATGTTCTGGGAGAAAACATTGAGCTGCAGGACTTTAAAGG GTTCCGTGGGGGGCTGGACGTGTCCCATGGACAGACGGGCATGGAGTCGGTCTACACAGTCTTCAGACAGCGAGATATCATGTTCCACGTCTCCACCAAGCTTCCCTACACTGAGGGGGATGTGCAGCAG CTCCAGAGGAAAAGACACATAGGAAATGACATTGTGGCGGCCATCTTCCAGGAAGATGCCACTCCGTTCGTCCCGGACATGATCGCCTCCAACTTCCTGCATGCCTACGTTCTGGTTCAGGTCCAGGACCCATGCACGGAAAACACCATGTACAAG GTGTCCGTCACAGCCAGGGAAGACGTTCCACCTTTCGGACCTCCCCTCCCTAACCCGGCTGTCTTCAGgaag GGTCCCGAGTTTCGAGACTTCCTGCTGACGAAGCTGATCAATGCAGAAAATGCCTGCTACAAGTCAGACAAATTTGCCAAACTAGAG gGCCGAACGCGGGCTGCATTGCTGGACAACCTCCATGATGAGCTACACAGACAGAGCCAGGCCACGCTGGGCGTGAGCGTGGCTGGCGACGACGACCGGCTGGAGAACGGCGGTCACGGAGGACTGCTGGAGTCCTTCAAG AGGGCCATGCGTGTGCGGAGCCACTCCATGGAGACCATGGTAGGGCCACATCGCCACCGCAGCCCCGGGGTGGGCGGCGGGGTCCCGGCCAGCCTCAGCGGGGGGGTGCTGCCCCAGAGCTCCAGCGAGCTGACCAAAAGCACCTTCAAT CCTCCGGTGATGTCGGCCAAGTCCCCGCTAAAGAGCCCCGTGAAGCGGCGCTCCGGCCTCTTCCCCCGCCTCCACTCCAGTACGGAGAACCCCTCGGACAGACAGTCGCGCAG TGACCAGAAGCACCCGGAGGGCTGCTCGCTGTCACAGGAAATGAGGTCAGAGACGTCCTCCAATCCCAGCTCGCCGGAGGTCTGCCCCAACAAAGAGAG GCCCTTTGTGAAGCAGAAGGAGTGCAGCAGCCTCAGTGGAAGCACAGGGAGCAGGCCCAAcatctcccgctcctcctccagcaccagcaGCTTCAGCAGCACCACCGCCGAGACGGaggccctggaggagctggacatA GCCAGCCATGCCTCCATGGCCTCCTCCCTGGTCTTCAGCCCGTGCCTCAGCACAGACAGCCAAGGAACCAGCACCCCGGTCATCATGTGCCGCAGTCCAACAG ATGTGAAAACTAAGACGTCTCCCAGGTCAAATTTGAAGTTTCGATTTGACAAGCTGAGCCACTCCTCTACG TCTGATTAG
- the rap1gap2a gene encoding rap1 GTPase-activating protein 2a isoform X3: protein MKSAEFFDMLEKMQDDYIPYPRIEDVLEKGGPYPQVILPQFGGYWIEDAEAPVGTPTSSESSFCEEEEVEDGGGGSGGSPGAGHGYRLECNGTARAYRKHFLGREHMNYYCTGSSIGHLIMSLKQEEAESQEFLRIMLRARTKTVHDRISLAGLSQLPSVPQIAKLLCDDATGLKFSPVLYPRGSQLIVAYDEHELNNTFKFGVVYQKFGQTSEEELFGNNEETPAFREFLDVLGENIELQDFKGFRGGLDVSHGQTGMESVYTVFRQRDIMFHVSTKLPYTEGDVQQLQRKRHIGNDIVAAIFQEDATPFVPDMIASNFLHAYVLVQVQDPCTENTMYKVSVTAREDVPPFGPPLPNPAVFRKGPEFRDFLLTKLINAENACYKSDKFAKLEGRTRAALLDNLHDELHRQSQATLGVSVAGDDDRLENGGHGGLLESFKRAMRVRSHSMETMVGPHRHRSPGVGGGVPASLSGGVLPQSSSELTKSTFNPPVMSAKSPLKSPVKRRSGLFPRLHSSTENPSDRQSRSDQKHPEGCSLSQEMRSETSSNPSSPEVCPNKERPFVKQKECSSLSGSTGSRPNISRSSSSTSSFSSTTAETEALEELDIASHASMASSLVFSPCLSTDSQGTSTPVIMCRSPTDVKTKTSPRSNLKFRFDKLSHSSTSD, encoded by the exons GATGACTACATACCCTACCCACGAATAGAAGAT gtCCTGGAGAAGGGGGGTCCGTACCCGCAGGTCATCCTGCCCCAGTTTGGGGGCTACTGGATCGAGGATGCTGAGGCGCCTGTGGGTACCCCCACCTCGTCCGAGTCCAGCttctgtgaggaggaggaggtggaggacggcGGTGGAGGAAGTGGGGGCAGCCCTGGCGCCGGTCACGGGTACCGCTTGGAGTGTAACGGCACTGCGCGCGCCTACCGCAAACACTTCCTTGGCAGG GAGCACATGAACTACTACTGCACCGGCAGCAGTATAGGACACCTCATCATGTCGCTGAAACAAGAGGAGGCGGAGAGCCAGGAGTTTTTGCGTATCATGCTCAG GGCGAGAACCAAGACTGTCCACGACAGGATTTCTCTGGCAGGCCTCAGCCAGCTGCCCAGCGTACCTCAGATAGCCAAG CTCCTGTGCGATGACGCCACGGGCCTGAAGTTCAGCCCGGTCCTTTACCCCAGG GGTTCCCAGTTGATAGTGGCTTATGATGAACATGAGCTCAACAACACCTTCAAGTTTGGGGTCGTCTACCAGAAATTTGGACAG ACGTCAGAGGAGGAATTGTTTGGAAACAATGAGGAAACGCCAGCTTTCCGGGAGTTTCTGGATGTTCTGGGAGAAAACATTGAGCTGCAGGACTTTAAAGG GTTCCGTGGGGGGCTGGACGTGTCCCATGGACAGACGGGCATGGAGTCGGTCTACACAGTCTTCAGACAGCGAGATATCATGTTCCACGTCTCCACCAAGCTTCCCTACACTGAGGGGGATGTGCAGCAG CTCCAGAGGAAAAGACACATAGGAAATGACATTGTGGCGGCCATCTTCCAGGAAGATGCCACTCCGTTCGTCCCGGACATGATCGCCTCCAACTTCCTGCATGCCTACGTTCTGGTTCAGGTCCAGGACCCATGCACGGAAAACACCATGTACAAG GTGTCCGTCACAGCCAGGGAAGACGTTCCACCTTTCGGACCTCCCCTCCCTAACCCGGCTGTCTTCAGgaag GGTCCCGAGTTTCGAGACTTCCTGCTGACGAAGCTGATCAATGCAGAAAATGCCTGCTACAAGTCAGACAAATTTGCCAAACTAGAG gGCCGAACGCGGGCTGCATTGCTGGACAACCTCCATGATGAGCTACACAGACAGAGCCAGGCCACGCTGGGCGTGAGCGTGGCTGGCGACGACGACCGGCTGGAGAACGGCGGTCACGGAGGACTGCTGGAGTCCTTCAAG AGGGCCATGCGTGTGCGGAGCCACTCCATGGAGACCATGGTAGGGCCACATCGCCACCGCAGCCCCGGGGTGGGCGGCGGGGTCCCGGCCAGCCTCAGCGGGGGGGTGCTGCCCCAGAGCTCCAGCGAGCTGACCAAAAGCACCTTCAAT CCTCCGGTGATGTCGGCCAAGTCCCCGCTAAAGAGCCCCGTGAAGCGGCGCTCCGGCCTCTTCCCCCGCCTCCACTCCAGTACGGAGAACCCCTCGGACAGACAGTCGCGCAG TGACCAGAAGCACCCGGAGGGCTGCTCGCTGTCACAGGAAATGAGGTCAGAGACGTCCTCCAATCCCAGCTCGCCGGAGGTCTGCCCCAACAAAGAGAG GCCCTTTGTGAAGCAGAAGGAGTGCAGCAGCCTCAGTGGAAGCACAGGGAGCAGGCCCAAcatctcccgctcctcctccagcaccagcaGCTTCAGCAGCACCACCGCCGAGACGGaggccctggaggagctggacatA GCCAGCCATGCCTCCATGGCCTCCTCCCTGGTCTTCAGCCCGTGCCTCAGCACAGACAGCCAAGGAACCAGCACCCCGGTCATCATGTGCCGCAGTCCAACAG ATGTGAAAACTAAGACGTCTCCCAGGTCAAATTTGAAGTTTCGATTTGACAAGCTGAGCCACTCCTCTACG TCTGATTAG
- the rap1gap2a gene encoding rap1 GTPase-activating protein 2a isoform X5: MKDDYIPYPRIEDVLEKGGPYPQVILPQFGGYWIEDAEAPVGTPTSSESSFCEEEEVEDGGGGSGGSPGAGHGYRLECNGTARAYRKHFLGREHMNYYCTGSSIGHLIMSLKQEEAESQEFLRIMLRARTKTVHDRISLAGLSQLPSVPQIAKLLCDDATGLKFSPVLYPRGSQLIVAYDEHELNNTFKFGVVYQKFGQTSEEELFGNNEETPAFREFLDVLGENIELQDFKGFRGGLDVSHGQTGMESVYTVFRQRDIMFHVSTKLPYTEGDVQQLQRKRHIGNDIVAAIFQEDATPFVPDMIASNFLHAYVLVQVQDPCTENTMYKVSVTAREDVPPFGPPLPNPAVFRKGPEFRDFLLTKLINAENACYKSDKFAKLEGRTRAALLDNLHDELHRQSQATLGVSVAGDDDRLENGGHGGLLESFKRAMRVRSHSMETMVGPHRHRSPGVGGGVPASLSGGVLPQSSSELTKSTFNPPVMSAKSPLKSPVKRRSGLFPRLHSSTENPSDRQSRSDQKHPEGCSLSQEMRSETSSNPSSPEVCPNKERPFVKQKECSSLSGSTGSRPNISRSSSSTSSFSSTTAETEALEELDIASHASMASSLVFSPCLSTDSQGTSTPVIMCRSPTDVKTKTSPRSNLKFRFDKLSHSSTSD; the protein is encoded by the exons GATGACTACATACCCTACCCACGAATAGAAGAT gtCCTGGAGAAGGGGGGTCCGTACCCGCAGGTCATCCTGCCCCAGTTTGGGGGCTACTGGATCGAGGATGCTGAGGCGCCTGTGGGTACCCCCACCTCGTCCGAGTCCAGCttctgtgaggaggaggaggtggaggacggcGGTGGAGGAAGTGGGGGCAGCCCTGGCGCCGGTCACGGGTACCGCTTGGAGTGTAACGGCACTGCGCGCGCCTACCGCAAACACTTCCTTGGCAGG GAGCACATGAACTACTACTGCACCGGCAGCAGTATAGGACACCTCATCATGTCGCTGAAACAAGAGGAGGCGGAGAGCCAGGAGTTTTTGCGTATCATGCTCAG GGCGAGAACCAAGACTGTCCACGACAGGATTTCTCTGGCAGGCCTCAGCCAGCTGCCCAGCGTACCTCAGATAGCCAAG CTCCTGTGCGATGACGCCACGGGCCTGAAGTTCAGCCCGGTCCTTTACCCCAGG GGTTCCCAGTTGATAGTGGCTTATGATGAACATGAGCTCAACAACACCTTCAAGTTTGGGGTCGTCTACCAGAAATTTGGACAG ACGTCAGAGGAGGAATTGTTTGGAAACAATGAGGAAACGCCAGCTTTCCGGGAGTTTCTGGATGTTCTGGGAGAAAACATTGAGCTGCAGGACTTTAAAGG GTTCCGTGGGGGGCTGGACGTGTCCCATGGACAGACGGGCATGGAGTCGGTCTACACAGTCTTCAGACAGCGAGATATCATGTTCCACGTCTCCACCAAGCTTCCCTACACTGAGGGGGATGTGCAGCAG CTCCAGAGGAAAAGACACATAGGAAATGACATTGTGGCGGCCATCTTCCAGGAAGATGCCACTCCGTTCGTCCCGGACATGATCGCCTCCAACTTCCTGCATGCCTACGTTCTGGTTCAGGTCCAGGACCCATGCACGGAAAACACCATGTACAAG GTGTCCGTCACAGCCAGGGAAGACGTTCCACCTTTCGGACCTCCCCTCCCTAACCCGGCTGTCTTCAGgaag GGTCCCGAGTTTCGAGACTTCCTGCTGACGAAGCTGATCAATGCAGAAAATGCCTGCTACAAGTCAGACAAATTTGCCAAACTAGAG gGCCGAACGCGGGCTGCATTGCTGGACAACCTCCATGATGAGCTACACAGACAGAGCCAGGCCACGCTGGGCGTGAGCGTGGCTGGCGACGACGACCGGCTGGAGAACGGCGGTCACGGAGGACTGCTGGAGTCCTTCAAG AGGGCCATGCGTGTGCGGAGCCACTCCATGGAGACCATGGTAGGGCCACATCGCCACCGCAGCCCCGGGGTGGGCGGCGGGGTCCCGGCCAGCCTCAGCGGGGGGGTGCTGCCCCAGAGCTCCAGCGAGCTGACCAAAAGCACCTTCAAT CCTCCGGTGATGTCGGCCAAGTCCCCGCTAAAGAGCCCCGTGAAGCGGCGCTCCGGCCTCTTCCCCCGCCTCCACTCCAGTACGGAGAACCCCTCGGACAGACAGTCGCGCAG TGACCAGAAGCACCCGGAGGGCTGCTCGCTGTCACAGGAAATGAGGTCAGAGACGTCCTCCAATCCCAGCTCGCCGGAGGTCTGCCCCAACAAAGAGAG GCCCTTTGTGAAGCAGAAGGAGTGCAGCAGCCTCAGTGGAAGCACAGGGAGCAGGCCCAAcatctcccgctcctcctccagcaccagcaGCTTCAGCAGCACCACCGCCGAGACGGaggccctggaggagctggacatA GCCAGCCATGCCTCCATGGCCTCCTCCCTGGTCTTCAGCCCGTGCCTCAGCACAGACAGCCAAGGAACCAGCACCCCGGTCATCATGTGCCGCAGTCCAACAG ATGTGAAAACTAAGACGTCTCCCAGGTCAAATTTGAAGTTTCGATTTGACAAGCTGAGCCACTCCTCTACG TCTGATTAG
- the rap1gap2a gene encoding rap1 GTPase-activating protein 2a isoform X1 — translation MKSAEFFDMLEKMQVPKAEETKKSKDDYIPYPRIEDVLEKGGPYPQVILPQFGGYWIEDAEAPVGTPTSSESSFCEEEEVEDGGGGSGGSPGAGHGYRLECNGTARAYRKHFLGREHMNYYCTGSSIGHLIMSLKQEEAESQEFLRIMLRARTKTVHDRISLAGLSQLPSVPQIAKLLCDDATGLKFSPVLYPRGSQLIVAYDEHELNNTFKFGVVYQKFGQTSEEELFGNNEETPAFREFLDVLGENIELQDFKGFRGGLDVSHGQTGMESVYTVFRQRDIMFHVSTKLPYTEGDVQQLQRKRHIGNDIVAAIFQEDATPFVPDMIASNFLHAYVLVQVQDPCTENTMYKVSVTAREDVPPFGPPLPNPAVFRKGPEFRDFLLTKLINAENACYKSDKFAKLEGRTRAALLDNLHDELHRQSQATLGVSVAGDDDRLENGGHGGLLESFKRAMRVRSHSMETMVGPHRHRSPGVGGGVPASLSGGVLPQSSSELTKSTFNPPVMSAKSPLKSPVKRRSGLFPRLHSSTENPSDRQSRSDQKHPEGCSLSQEMRSETSSNPSSPEVCPNKERPFVKQKECSSLSGSTGSRPNISRSSSSTSSFSSTTAETEALEELDIASHASMASSLVFSPCLSTDSQGTSTPVIMCRSPTDVKTKTSPRSNLKFRFDKLSHSSTSD, via the exons GATGACTACATACCCTACCCACGAATAGAAGAT gtCCTGGAGAAGGGGGGTCCGTACCCGCAGGTCATCCTGCCCCAGTTTGGGGGCTACTGGATCGAGGATGCTGAGGCGCCTGTGGGTACCCCCACCTCGTCCGAGTCCAGCttctgtgaggaggaggaggtggaggacggcGGTGGAGGAAGTGGGGGCAGCCCTGGCGCCGGTCACGGGTACCGCTTGGAGTGTAACGGCACTGCGCGCGCCTACCGCAAACACTTCCTTGGCAGG GAGCACATGAACTACTACTGCACCGGCAGCAGTATAGGACACCTCATCATGTCGCTGAAACAAGAGGAGGCGGAGAGCCAGGAGTTTTTGCGTATCATGCTCAG GGCGAGAACCAAGACTGTCCACGACAGGATTTCTCTGGCAGGCCTCAGCCAGCTGCCCAGCGTACCTCAGATAGCCAAG CTCCTGTGCGATGACGCCACGGGCCTGAAGTTCAGCCCGGTCCTTTACCCCAGG GGTTCCCAGTTGATAGTGGCTTATGATGAACATGAGCTCAACAACACCTTCAAGTTTGGGGTCGTCTACCAGAAATTTGGACAG ACGTCAGAGGAGGAATTGTTTGGAAACAATGAGGAAACGCCAGCTTTCCGGGAGTTTCTGGATGTTCTGGGAGAAAACATTGAGCTGCAGGACTTTAAAGG GTTCCGTGGGGGGCTGGACGTGTCCCATGGACAGACGGGCATGGAGTCGGTCTACACAGTCTTCAGACAGCGAGATATCATGTTCCACGTCTCCACCAAGCTTCCCTACACTGAGGGGGATGTGCAGCAG CTCCAGAGGAAAAGACACATAGGAAATGACATTGTGGCGGCCATCTTCCAGGAAGATGCCACTCCGTTCGTCCCGGACATGATCGCCTCCAACTTCCTGCATGCCTACGTTCTGGTTCAGGTCCAGGACCCATGCACGGAAAACACCATGTACAAG GTGTCCGTCACAGCCAGGGAAGACGTTCCACCTTTCGGACCTCCCCTCCCTAACCCGGCTGTCTTCAGgaag GGTCCCGAGTTTCGAGACTTCCTGCTGACGAAGCTGATCAATGCAGAAAATGCCTGCTACAAGTCAGACAAATTTGCCAAACTAGAG gGCCGAACGCGGGCTGCATTGCTGGACAACCTCCATGATGAGCTACACAGACAGAGCCAGGCCACGCTGGGCGTGAGCGTGGCTGGCGACGACGACCGGCTGGAGAACGGCGGTCACGGAGGACTGCTGGAGTCCTTCAAG AGGGCCATGCGTGTGCGGAGCCACTCCATGGAGACCATGGTAGGGCCACATCGCCACCGCAGCCCCGGGGTGGGCGGCGGGGTCCCGGCCAGCCTCAGCGGGGGGGTGCTGCCCCAGAGCTCCAGCGAGCTGACCAAAAGCACCTTCAAT CCTCCGGTGATGTCGGCCAAGTCCCCGCTAAAGAGCCCCGTGAAGCGGCGCTCCGGCCTCTTCCCCCGCCTCCACTCCAGTACGGAGAACCCCTCGGACAGACAGTCGCGCAG TGACCAGAAGCACCCGGAGGGCTGCTCGCTGTCACAGGAAATGAGGTCAGAGACGTCCTCCAATCCCAGCTCGCCGGAGGTCTGCCCCAACAAAGAGAG GCCCTTTGTGAAGCAGAAGGAGTGCAGCAGCCTCAGTGGAAGCACAGGGAGCAGGCCCAAcatctcccgctcctcctccagcaccagcaGCTTCAGCAGCACCACCGCCGAGACGGaggccctggaggagctggacatA GCCAGCCATGCCTCCATGGCCTCCTCCCTGGTCTTCAGCCCGTGCCTCAGCACAGACAGCCAAGGAACCAGCACCCCGGTCATCATGTGCCGCAGTCCAACAG ATGTGAAAACTAAGACGTCTCCCAGGTCAAATTTGAAGTTTCGATTTGACAAGCTGAGCCACTCCTCTACG TCTGATTAG